One Pseudomonas sp. HOU2 genomic window carries:
- a CDS encoding DUF465 domain-containing protein — protein MPVTHDLYQDLKLTKEEVQQKRTEDPFLDALINKYSQADAEVVKAETATSDAPSDDTLKKLKEKRLQVKDKIVAQLQARS, from the coding sequence ATGCCGGTGACTCATGACCTGTATCAGGATTTGAAGCTTACGAAGGAAGAGGTCCAGCAAAAACGCACCGAGGATCCATTTCTGGATGCACTGATCAACAAGTATTCCCAGGCGGACGCCGAAGTAGTCAAGGCCGAGACGGCGACCTCGGATGCACCCAGCGATGACACCCTGAAGAAACTCAAAGAGAAACGCTTGCAGGTCAAAGACAAGATCGTCGCGCAGTTGCAGGCGCGATCCTGA
- a CDS encoding excinuclease ABC subunit UvrA has protein sequence MTSKRNSKAPAGMVRVRGAREHNLKSVDVDIPRDALVVFTGVSGSGKSSLAFSTLYAEAQRRYFESVAPYARRLIDQVGVPDVDSIEGLPPAVALQQQRGTPSTRSSVGSVTTLSSLIRMLYSRAGSYPPGQPMLYAEDFSPNTPQGACPECHGLGRVYEVTEALMVPDPNLTIRQRAVASWPLAWQGQNLRDILVTMGIDVDIPWKKLPKKQRDWILFTEETPTVPVYAGLTPEETRVALKRKMEPSYQGTFTGARRYILHTFTHSQSALMKKRVSQFMLGSPCPLCDGKRLKREALSVTFAGYDIGELSQMPLLQVAEVLRPVAAATYLEHAEETGETLSHAQTREARQQRVAHGGSGHASAPDVRHTPNLSLEKRLAAQRIAEDLLERVSTLTDLGLGYLALERSTPTLSSGELQRLRLATQLGSQLFGVIYVLDEPSAGLHPADGEALFEALQRLKADGNTLFVVEHDLETMRRADWLIDVGPAAGEKGGRVLYSGPPAGLAEIDESQTRAYLFAENQRQTRTARRPTGWLKLDGISRNNLHNLSAEFPLGCFTSVTGVSGSGKSSLVSQALLELVGAQLGRPLVEDEPEELSLEDDAPQASSGQVTAGLESIKRLVQVDQKPIGRTPRSNLATYTGLFDNVRKLFAATPEARAAGYDAGQFSFNVAKGRCPTCEGEGFVSVELLFMPSVYAPCPTCHGARYNPQTLAIEWQGLSIAQVLQLTVEEAVAVFGEQPGIRRSLEVLRDIGLGYLRLGQPATELSGGEAQRIKLATELQRNQRGATLYVLDEPTTGLHPRDVDRLLEQLDTLVTAGHTVIVVEHEMRVVAQSDWVIDIGPGAGDQGGKIVAAGTPQKVAASKKSRTAPFLARALSR, from the coding sequence ATGACTTCCAAGCGTAATTCCAAAGCACCCGCCGGCATGGTTCGGGTGCGTGGCGCCCGGGAACACAATCTGAAGAGTGTCGATGTCGATATCCCTCGCGACGCGCTGGTGGTGTTCACCGGGGTTTCGGGTTCGGGCAAGTCGTCGCTGGCCTTTTCAACGTTGTACGCCGAAGCCCAGCGGCGTTATTTCGAGTCGGTGGCGCCGTATGCGCGGCGGCTGATCGATCAGGTCGGCGTGCCGGACGTCGATTCCATCGAAGGCCTGCCGCCCGCCGTGGCCCTGCAACAGCAGCGCGGTACGCCGAGCACGCGCTCGTCGGTCGGCAGCGTGACCACCTTGTCGAGCCTGATTCGCATGCTCTATTCCCGCGCCGGCAGTTATCCGCCGGGGCAACCGATGCTGTACGCCGAGGATTTCTCGCCGAACACCCCCCAGGGCGCGTGCCCGGAGTGCCACGGTCTGGGCCGGGTCTACGAGGTGACCGAGGCGCTGATGGTGCCTGATCCGAACCTGACCATCCGCCAACGCGCCGTGGCGTCCTGGCCGCTGGCGTGGCAGGGGCAGAACCTGCGCGACATCCTCGTGACCATGGGCATCGACGTCGACATCCCCTGGAAGAAGCTGCCGAAAAAGCAGCGTGACTGGATTCTGTTCACCGAAGAAACCCCGACCGTGCCGGTGTACGCCGGGCTGACCCCGGAGGAAACCCGGGTCGCCCTCAAGCGCAAGATGGAACCGAGTTATCAGGGCACTTTCACCGGCGCCCGGCGTTACATCCTGCACACCTTTACCCATTCGCAAAGTGCGCTGATGAAGAAGCGCGTTTCGCAGTTCATGCTTGGCAGCCCGTGCCCGTTGTGTGACGGCAAACGCCTCAAGCGTGAAGCGTTGTCGGTGACCTTTGCCGGTTACGACATCGGTGAGCTGTCGCAGATGCCGTTGCTGCAAGTGGCCGAGGTACTGCGGCCAGTGGCGGCGGCAACCTATCTGGAACACGCCGAGGAAACCGGCGAAACCCTGAGCCATGCGCAGACCCGCGAGGCGCGTCAGCAGCGTGTGGCCCACGGCGGCAGCGGTCACGCCAGTGCGCCGGATGTGCGCCACACGCCGAACCTGTCGCTGGAAAAACGTCTGGCGGCGCAACGAATTGCCGAAGACTTGCTGGAGCGGGTCAGCACCCTGACTGATCTGGGCCTGGGTTATCTGGCACTGGAACGCAGCACGCCGACGTTGTCGTCCGGCGAGCTGCAACGCCTGCGCCTGGCGACGCAATTGGGCTCGCAACTGTTCGGTGTGATCTACGTGCTCGACGAGCCATCCGCCGGTCTGCATCCGGCCGATGGCGAGGCGTTGTTCGAGGCCTTGCAGCGCCTGAAGGCCGACGGCAATACGCTGTTTGTGGTCGAGCATGATCTGGAGACCATGCGCCGTGCCGACTGGCTGATCGATGTCGGCCCGGCGGCGGGCGAGAAGGGTGGGCGGGTGTTGTACAGCGGCCCGCCGGCAGGGCTGGCAGAAATCGATGAATCGCAGACCCGCGCTTATCTGTTTGCCGAGAACCAGCGGCAGACCCGCACCGCGCGCAGGCCGACAGGGTGGCTGAAACTTGACGGGATCAGCCGCAATAACCTGCACAATCTCAGCGCTGAATTTCCGCTGGGCTGTTTCACCTCGGTGACCGGTGTGTCCGGTTCGGGCAAGTCGAGTCTGGTCAGTCAGGCGTTGCTGGAACTGGTCGGCGCGCAGTTGGGGCGGCCGCTGGTTGAGGACGAGCCGGAAGAGCTCAGTCTTGAAGACGACGCGCCGCAGGCCAGCAGTGGTCAGGTGACGGCGGGGCTGGAGTCGATCAAACGCCTCGTGCAGGTTGATCAGAAACCCATTGGCCGCACGCCGCGTTCGAACCTGGCGACCTACACCGGGTTGTTCGACAACGTGCGCAAACTGTTCGCCGCCACACCCGAGGCGCGGGCGGCGGGGTATGACGCCGGGCAGTTCTCCTTCAACGTCGCCAAGGGCCGCTGCCCGACCTGCGAGGGTGAGGGTTTTGTCAGTGTCGAGTTGCTGTTCATGCCCAGCGTGTACGCACCGTGCCCGACCTGCCATGGCGCGCGCTACAACCCGCAGACCCTGGCGATTGAGTGGCAAGGTCTGAGCATTGCGCAGGTGCTGCAACTGACCGTTGAAGAGGCGGTTGCAGTGTTCGGCGAGCAACCGGGTATTCGTCGCTCGCTGGAGGTGCTGCGTGACATCGGCCTGGGTTATCTGCGGCTCGGCCAACCGGCCACCGAGTTGTCGGGCGGCGAGGCGCAACGGATCAAACTGGCGACCGAGTTGCAGCGCAATCAGCGCGGCGCGACCTTGTATGTGCTGGATGAACCGACCACCGGGCTGCATCCGCGGGACGTCGATCGGCTGCTGGAACAACTGGATACACTGGTCACGGCCGGACACACGGTGATCGTGGTCGAACATGAAATGCGCGTGGTGGCACAGAGTGACTGGGTAATCGACATCGGCCCGGGGGCCGGAGATCAGGGCGGCAAAATCGTCGCCGCCGGCACTCCACAGAAAGTCGCAGCGAGCAAGAAGAGCCGCACCGCACCGTTTCTGGCGCGGGCTTTGAGCCGATAG
- a CDS encoding DUF4142 domain-containing protein: MDGFNLRHLVLAVALSAGMGSAFAATSNSFVDNAAAGGIAEIETSRLALEKSQSADIKAFANMMITDHSKANDELASIAKANDIEVPDSTTLVKQAKEKILDMRDESFDAAYANNQVKAHEETIELFKKEANTVTDDKTKGATELKAFAQKMLPALEKHLTAAKELQAKHPSK; the protein is encoded by the coding sequence ATGGACGGATTCAACCTGCGTCATCTCGTTCTGGCTGTCGCCCTGAGTGCCGGCATGGGCAGTGCTTTCGCTGCCACTTCCAACAGTTTCGTCGACAACGCCGCAGCGGGCGGCATTGCGGAGATCGAAACCAGCCGCCTGGCCCTGGAAAAAAGCCAGTCCGCTGACATCAAGGCTTTTGCCAACATGATGATCACCGACCACAGCAAGGCCAACGATGAGCTGGCCAGCATTGCCAAGGCCAATGACATCGAAGTCCCGGACTCCACCACCCTAGTCAAGCAGGCCAAGGAAAAAATCCTCGATATGCGCGATGAATCCTTCGACGCGGCCTACGCCAACAACCAGGTCAAGGCCCACGAAGAAACCATCGAACTGTTCAAGAAAGAAGCCAACACCGTGACCGACGACAAGACCAAGGGCGCTACAGAGCTGAAAGCCTTCGCGCAGAAAATGCTCCCGGCGCTGGAAAAACACCTGACTGCCGCCAAAGAGCTGCAAGCCAAACACCCGAGCAAATAA
- a CDS encoding STAS domain-containing protein, with protein MAALQNSTLDAMKNKQPQLLSEWINGLEASGATRNLKDHDLQQQTSEFLQLVINGLQGDNGSNINAPGWEGTRQFLEKLSHSRAQLGQDSQQTASFIFALKGPLFALLQAHYKEQPALLAEQLWEISELFDAFGMHTIRTFQKSREAVIKRQQEELLELSTPVVKLWDGVLALPMIGTLDSQRTQVVMESLLQRIVDTGSEIAIIDITGVPTVDTLVAQHLLKTVTAIRLMGADCIISGVRPQIAQTIVHLGLDLQGVVTKANLADALKLALSRLGISLGKAV; from the coding sequence ATGGCAGCACTGCAGAACAGCACACTCGATGCGATGAAGAACAAACAACCACAACTGCTGAGCGAATGGATCAACGGCCTGGAAGCCAGCGGCGCCACCCGTAACCTCAAAGACCATGACCTGCAACAGCAGACCAGCGAATTCCTGCAGCTGGTGATCAACGGCCTGCAGGGTGACAACGGCAGCAACATCAACGCGCCGGGTTGGGAAGGCACCCGCCAGTTCCTCGAAAAGCTCTCGCATAGCCGTGCCCAGCTCGGTCAGGATTCGCAACAGACCGCCAGTTTCATCTTCGCCCTGAAGGGCCCGCTGTTTGCCCTGCTGCAAGCGCACTATAAAGAACAGCCAGCGCTGCTCGCCGAACAACTCTGGGAAATTTCCGAACTGTTCGACGCCTTCGGCATGCACACCATCCGCACTTTCCAGAAGTCCCGTGAAGCGGTGATCAAGCGTCAGCAGGAAGAACTGCTGGAATTGTCCACGCCGGTGGTCAAGCTGTGGGACGGTGTGCTGGCGCTGCCGATGATCGGCACCCTCGATTCGCAACGTACCCAAGTGGTGATGGAGTCCTTGCTGCAACGCATCGTCGACACCGGTTCGGAAATCGCCATCATCGACATCACCGGCGTCCCCACCGTCGACACCCTGGTCGCGCAGCACCTGCTGAAAACTGTGACCGCGATTCGTCTGATGGGTGCCGACTGCATCATCAGCGGTGTGCGTCCGCAAATCGCCCAGACCATCGTCCACCTGGGCCTCGACCTGCAAGGCGTGGTGACCAAGGCCAATCTGGCCGACGCACTGAAGCTCGCCCTCTCCCGCCTGGGCATCAGCCTCGGCAAAGCGGTCTGA
- a CDS encoding response regulator, whose protein sequence is MKRDIRLLIVDDNAATRYALRRRLERHDYEVLEAGTGSEGLALIASEVLDALILDVNLPDMSGFDIVRILRADARTALLPVIHVSAASIQTGDIITGLDAGADAYLIHPVDPDVLLATLRTLLRVRDTENALRESEARFREIFVNVSAPIAVLDANLKVHECNHAFAQMIQDNRALDTLSECFDQNQSAILNELRLRLVDGERWKGTLNMRVQGEIRETEWQISPYRTPQLSLVFVEDVTEHRHRERSHLAQLDDTTTQLAKEVAERVRAESQLLQVQKMDALGKLTGGIAHDFNNLLTGIITSLELIQKRMADARPDKVQFYAEAALNSAMSAASLTHRLLAFARQQPLDTRPVDINEQVRSLEELLMRTIGERITLKLELTNKPAIALVDPVQLESAVLNLVINARDALPKGGNIWVNTYAAYSHGDPNMADGAYVALSVRDDGTGIEHSVIDKVFDPFFTTKPLGQGTGLGLSTIYGFARQSGGDAHIRSVARRGTEVTIMLPATSDPTGADIAPVVVDPQGSGEHVLIVEDMPAVRMFVTEVLEDAGYRCTQAADIETALERLQNDPTIDLLLSDVGLPRMSGRELADVARGWRESLPILFMTGYAETAINRQVFLGSGMEMLVKPFQISELLDKVRRTLDGA, encoded by the coding sequence ATGAAACGTGACATCCGTCTATTGATCGTCGACGACAACGCCGCCACCCGCTACGCCTTGCGCCGGCGTCTGGAGCGTCATGATTACGAGGTGCTGGAAGCCGGTACTGGCAGCGAGGGCCTGGCGCTGATCGCGAGCGAGGTTCTCGATGCACTGATCCTCGACGTCAACCTGCCGGACATGAGCGGCTTCGATATCGTGCGGATCCTGCGCGCCGATGCACGCACCGCGTTGCTGCCGGTGATCCACGTGTCCGCCGCGTCGATCCAGACCGGCGACATCATTACCGGCCTCGACGCCGGCGCCGATGCCTACCTGATCCACCCGGTGGACCCGGACGTGCTGCTGGCGACCCTGCGCACCCTGCTGCGGGTGCGCGACACGGAAAACGCGCTGCGCGAGAGCGAGGCACGTTTCCGCGAGATTTTCGTCAATGTCTCGGCGCCGATTGCCGTGCTGGATGCCAACCTCAAAGTGCACGAGTGCAACCACGCCTTTGCGCAGATGATTCAGGACAACCGCGCCCTGGACACCCTCAGCGAATGCTTTGACCAAAACCAGAGCGCAATCCTCAATGAGCTGCGCCTGCGACTGGTCGATGGCGAACGCTGGAAAGGCACGCTGAACATGCGCGTGCAGGGCGAGATTCGCGAAACCGAATGGCAGATTTCGCCATACCGCACACCGCAGCTGAGCCTGGTATTCGTCGAAGATGTCACCGAGCATCGCCACCGCGAGCGCTCGCACCTGGCACAGCTGGACGACACCACCACACAACTGGCCAAGGAAGTTGCCGAGCGGGTGCGCGCCGAATCGCAGTTGCTGCAAGTGCAGAAGATGGACGCACTGGGCAAGCTCACCGGGGGCATCGCCCACGACTTCAACAACCTGCTGACCGGGATCATCACCAGCCTCGAACTGATCCAGAAACGCATGGCCGATGCACGGCCGGACAAGGTGCAGTTCTACGCCGAAGCCGCACTGAATTCGGCGATGAGTGCAGCCTCCCTCACTCATCGTCTGCTGGCCTTCGCCCGTCAGCAGCCGCTGGACACGCGACCGGTGGACATTAACGAGCAGGTGCGCTCGCTGGAAGAATTGCTGATGCGCACCATCGGCGAACGCATCACCCTCAAACTTGAGCTGACCAACAAACCGGCGATCGCCCTGGTCGATCCGGTGCAACTGGAAAGCGCGGTGCTGAATCTGGTGATCAACGCCCGCGATGCGCTGCCCAAGGGCGGCAATATCTGGGTCAACACCTATGCCGCGTATTCCCATGGCGATCCGAACATGGCCGATGGCGCGTATGTCGCGTTGTCGGTACGCGACGATGGCACTGGCATCGAGCACAGTGTGATCGACAAGGTGTTCGACCCGTTCTTCACCACCAAGCCGCTGGGTCAGGGCACCGGGTTAGGGCTGTCGACCATCTACGGTTTCGCCCGCCAGTCCGGTGGCGATGCACATATCCGCAGCGTGGCAAGGCGCGGTACGGAAGTGACGATCATGCTGCCGGCCACCAGCGACCCGACCGGAGCGGATATCGCGCCGGTGGTTGTCGATCCGCAGGGTTCGGGCGAGCACGTGCTGATCGTCGAGGACATGCCGGCGGTGCGCATGTTCGTCACCGAAGTGCTGGAGGATGCCGGTTATCGCTGCACCCAGGCGGCGGATATCGAAACCGCGCTGGAGCGTTTGCAGAATGACCCGACGATCGACCTGCTGCTGAGCGACGTCGGTCTGCCGCGCATGAGCGGCCGGGAACTGGCGGACGTGGCGCGGGGCTGGCGTGAAAGCCTGCCAATTCTGTTCATGACCGGTTACGCCGAGACCGCGATCAATCGTCAGGTGTTTCTGGGCAGCGGCATGGAAATGCTGGTCAAACCCTTCCAGATCAGCGAACTGCTGGACAAGGTCCGCCGCACGCTTGATGGTGCCTGA
- a CDS encoding ATP-binding protein has translation MAESPPLNAAEQAALIARLQSETAALREELDETNQGVLALYAELDTQAEELRQASDLKSRFLSYMSHEFRTPLGSILSINSLLADELDGPLSPEQHKQVAFVSSAARELSDMVDDLLDLAKIEAGRITISPAWFDMFDLFSALRGMFRPIVDASAVDLIFEEPVGLPRLYTDDKKLAQILRNFISNSLKFTTRGEVRVSARLEGSDKVRFAVSDTGIGIAPELHGALFEDFSQVDSPLQKRLRGTGLGLSLCKRFAALLGGEVGMDSAPGVGSTFFVIIPLALALENVDET, from the coding sequence ATGGCTGAGTCGCCACCCCTGAATGCCGCCGAACAGGCTGCGCTGATCGCCCGATTGCAGAGCGAGACCGCGGCCCTGCGCGAGGAACTCGACGAGACCAACCAGGGCGTGCTGGCGCTCTACGCCGAACTCGACACCCAGGCCGAAGAGCTGAGGCAGGCCTCGGACCTGAAAAGCCGCTTCCTGTCGTACATGAGCCATGAGTTCCGCACCCCGCTGGGCTCGATCCTGAGCATCAACAGTTTGCTCGCCGACGAACTCGACGGCCCGCTCAGCCCCGAGCAGCACAAGCAGGTGGCGTTCGTCAGCAGCGCCGCGCGTGAACTCAGCGACATGGTCGATGACTTGCTCGATCTGGCGAAGATCGAAGCCGGGCGGATCACCATTTCTCCGGCATGGTTCGACATGTTCGACCTGTTCTCCGCCCTGCGCGGGATGTTCCGGCCGATTGTCGACGCTTCGGCAGTGGACCTGATCTTCGAAGAACCGGTCGGCCTGCCGCGCCTGTACACCGACGACAAGAAACTCGCGCAGATCCTGCGCAACTTCATTTCCAACTCGCTGAAGTTCACCACCCGTGGTGAAGTGCGGGTCTCAGCGCGCCTGGAAGGCTCGGACAAAGTCCGCTTCGCCGTCAGCGACACCGGTATCGGTATCGCGCCGGAGCTGCATGGTGCATTGTTCGAGGACTTCTCGCAGGTCGACTCGCCATTGCAGAAACGCCTGCGCGGCACCGGTCTCGGCCTGTCGCTGTGCAAGCGCTTCGCCGCCCTGCTCGGCGGCGAGGTGGGGATGGACAGCGCCCCTGGGGTCGGCTCGACCTTTTTCGTGATCATTCCACTGGCGCTCGCCTTGGAGAACGTCGATGAAACGTGA
- a CDS encoding anti-sigma regulatory factor: MTVRSSGTQPIHIEQDVVLARQTARKLATECGMRLIDLTKMVTAVSELARNTMVYGGGGDMDWQILDEDHKIGLRLTFRDEGPGIADIKLAMTDGWTSGSGMGLGLTGAKRLVEEFELDTEPGKGTRITITRWT; the protein is encoded by the coding sequence ATGACCGTACGCAGCAGCGGTACTCAACCCATTCATATCGAGCAGGATGTCGTGCTCGCACGCCAGACCGCCCGCAAACTGGCTACCGAATGCGGGATGCGCCTGATCGACCTGACCAAAATGGTCACGGCGGTCAGCGAACTGGCCCGCAACACCATGGTGTACGGTGGCGGCGGCGACATGGACTGGCAGATTCTCGATGAAGATCACAAGATCGGTCTGCGCCTGACGTTCCGCGACGAGGGCCCCGGTATTGCCGATATCAAACTGGCGATGACCGACGGCTGGACCTCCGGCAGCGGCATGGGCCTGGGCCTGACCGGCGCCAAACGGCTGGTCGAGGAGTTCGAACTGGACACGGAGCCCGGTAAGGGCACGCGAATAACGATCACCCGATGGACATGA
- a CDS encoding ATP-binding protein, translated as MNIAGSLTQVLLIEDSSQIGHARRTAQRLAEQHGFDATDAGRVALVATELASNILKHASRGEFHLRLLPRPGGFGIEMLAIDRALGFDLDACLTDGFSTGGTQGIGLGAVARQTEVFDVHADARGAVLLARLYPRSDRQPDLRYGVSQHSLHNDPACGDTWHLAYNGASVSALVIDGLGHGEDAERAAKAGERVFAQTPFASPVLLMEDMHRDMIGSRGGAAAFAQFNAARDSLTFTGVGNIGACLIAADKSRGLASHPGIVGGQYRKAQPFDYAHVNGHLLIMYSDGLQSRWNLQDYPGLVHRHPAVIASVLHRDFCRGRDDVTVLVVALEAAHG; from the coding sequence ATGAATATCGCGGGGTCGCTGACCCAGGTGCTGCTGATCGAAGACAGCAGCCAGATCGGCCATGCCCGGCGTACCGCGCAACGGCTCGCCGAGCAACATGGCTTTGATGCAACCGATGCCGGACGTGTGGCGCTGGTCGCCACCGAACTGGCGAGCAACATACTCAAGCATGCCAGTCGCGGCGAGTTTCACCTGCGTCTGTTGCCGCGTCCCGGTGGATTCGGCATCGAAATGCTCGCGATCGATCGCGCCCTGGGCTTTGATCTGGACGCCTGCCTGACCGACGGCTTTTCTACCGGCGGCACTCAGGGCATCGGTCTGGGTGCGGTGGCACGCCAGACCGAAGTGTTCGACGTGCACGCCGACGCCCGTGGCGCGGTGCTGCTGGCGCGTTTGTATCCACGCAGCGACCGGCAGCCCGACTTGCGTTACGGCGTCAGCCAGCATTCGCTGCACAACGATCCGGCGTGTGGCGACACCTGGCATCTGGCGTACAACGGCGCCAGCGTCAGCGCACTGGTGATCGACGGTCTTGGCCACGGTGAAGATGCCGAACGCGCGGCCAAGGCCGGCGAGCGGGTGTTCGCCCAGACGCCGTTCGCCAGCCCGGTGCTGCTGATGGAGGACATGCACCGCGACATGATCGGCAGCCGTGGCGGCGCCGCCGCATTCGCGCAGTTCAATGCCGCCCGCGACAGCCTGACCTTTACCGGCGTCGGCAATATCGGTGCCTGCCTGATCGCCGCCGACAAATCGCGAGGCCTGGCTTCGCATCCGGGCATCGTCGGCGGCCAGTACCGGAAAGCCCAGCCCTTTGACTATGCTCACGTGAACGGACATCTATTGATCATGTACAGCGACGGCTTGCAGTCCCGTTGGAACCTTCAAGACTACCCCGGTCTGGTGCATCGCCATCCCGCCGTGATAGCCAGCGTCCTGCATCGCGACTTCTGTCGCGGGCGCGACGATGTAACGGTGCTGGTCGTTGCCCTGGAGGCCGCCCATGGCTGA
- a CDS encoding SMP-30/gluconolactonase/LRE family protein: protein MKRLLLLLAILIIAFLLLMPTKVQPVAWKPPVAPSLSAGPYAENQRLKTAEQVGPGDIDGPEALLLEGDFLITGLHDGRLIRTSLDGKQRQVLSDTGGRPLGLARHPNGLLVVADGVKGLLSLDAQGQLIPLTTEANGLPFGFTDDVAIDKSGHYAYFSDASSRWGYGHDGEAIIEHGGDGRLLRYDFQTGKTSVLLDKLQFANGVTLGPDDAYVLVNETGAYRISRYWLTGPKAGTHDLFIDNLPGLPDNLAFNGSNRFWVALYAPRSALLDGTAGHPWLRKMIVRALTVLPKPVEKRGFVLGLDLEGKVIANLQDASSGNYSPITTAREYGDWLYLGSLKATHMARLPLAEALK, encoded by the coding sequence ATGAAGCGCCTGCTGTTACTGCTGGCGATCCTCATCATCGCGTTTCTGCTGCTGATGCCGACCAAGGTGCAGCCGGTGGCGTGGAAGCCACCAGTGGCACCGTCGCTGAGTGCCGGGCCGTACGCGGAAAACCAGCGCCTGAAAACCGCGGAACAGGTTGGCCCGGGGGACATCGATGGCCCGGAAGCATTACTTCTGGAAGGTGACTTTCTGATCACCGGCCTGCATGACGGGCGACTGATCCGCACCAGCCTCGATGGCAAACAACGTCAGGTGCTGAGCGACACTGGCGGCCGGCCGCTCGGCCTGGCCCGACATCCCAACGGTTTGCTGGTGGTTGCCGATGGGGTCAAGGGCCTGCTCTCGCTCGACGCCCAGGGTCAGCTGATTCCGCTGACCACCGAGGCCAATGGCCTGCCCTTTGGATTTACCGACGATGTGGCCATCGACAAGTCCGGTCACTATGCCTATTTCAGCGATGCCAGCAGCCGCTGGGGCTACGGCCATGACGGCGAAGCGATCATCGAGCATGGTGGCGACGGACGTCTGCTGCGCTATGACTTCCAGACTGGCAAGACCAGCGTACTGCTGGACAAACTGCAGTTTGCCAACGGCGTGACCCTCGGCCCTGATGACGCCTATGTGCTGGTCAACGAAACCGGCGCCTACCGCATCAGCCGTTACTGGCTGACGGGGCCCAAGGCCGGCACCCATGACCTGTTCATCGACAACCTGCCCGGCCTGCCGGACAACCTCGCTTTCAATGGCAGCAATCGCTTCTGGGTCGCCCTCTACGCGCCGCGCAGTGCCTTGCTCGATGGCACTGCCGGACATCCGTGGCTGCGCAAGATGATCGTGCGCGCCCTGACGGTTTTGCCCAAACCGGTGGAAAAACGCGGGTTCGTGCTGGGGCTCGATCTTGAGGGCAAGGTGATCGCCAATCTGCAGGACGCCAGCAGCGGCAATTACTCGCCGATCACCACGGCGCGGGAGTATGGGGACTGGTTGTATCTGGGGTCGCTGAAGGCTACGCACATGGCGCGGTTGCCGTTGGCGGAGGCGTTGAAGTGA
- a CDS encoding STAS domain-containing protein, whose amino-acid sequence MERIPILQMGKFLLVTIQVDMHDQLALTLQDDLSERISNTSARGVLIDISALDMVDSFIGRMISTISGLSKIMDAETMLVGMQPAVAITLVELGLTLPGVSTALNVERGMKLLQERVNRQ is encoded by the coding sequence ATGGAACGTATCCCGATTCTTCAAATGGGCAAGTTTCTGCTGGTGACCATTCAGGTCGACATGCATGACCAACTCGCCCTCACCTTGCAGGACGACTTGTCCGAGCGCATCAGCAATACCTCGGCGCGTGGTGTGCTGATCGACATCTCGGCGCTGGACATGGTCGACTCGTTCATTGGCCGGATGATCAGCACCATCTCCGGTCTGTCGAAAATCATGGACGCCGAAACCATGCTGGTCGGCATGCAGCCGGCGGTGGCGATCACCCTGGTCGAACTCGGCCTGACCCTGCCGGGTGTCAGCACCGCACTGAACGTCGAGCGCGGGATGAAACTGCTGCAGGAACGAGTAAACCGGCAATGA